GGCAGTCGTTGAATAAACGATTATTTAAAATACAGAATATACAGAGGACAAAAAAATGTCTGCAAAAGAAGTTAAATTTGGTGAAAGTTCACGTGCTCGCATCCTCGCCGGTGTCAATATCCTGGCAGATGCAGTAAAAGTTACCCTCGGTCCTAAAGGTCGCAACGTCGTACTGGACAAAGCCTTTGGTGCACCAACAGTGACCAAAGATGGTGTTTCCGTTGCCAAGGAAATTGAACTGGATGACAAGTTCGAAAATATGGGTGCGCAAATGCTGAAGGAAGTTGCTTCCCGCACTTCCGACATCGCCGGTGATGGCACCACGACAGCGACCGTTCTGGCACAGGGCCTGGTACGTGAAGGCCTGAAATCTGTTGCCGCCGGCATGAATCCTATGGACCTTAAGCGTGGCATCGACAAGGCTATTATTGCCGCTACTGATGAACTGAAGGAGCTGTCTCGCCCATGCTCCGATCATAAGGAAATTGCGCAAGTTGGCACCGTTTCCGCAAATTCTGATACCGCAATTGGTGACATCATTGCAAAGGCAATGGGAAAAGTAGGTAAAGAAGGCGTTATCACAGTCGAAGAAGGCACCGCGCTGGACAATGAACTGGATATCGTTGAAGGCATGCAGTTTGACCGCGGCTATCTGTCACCGTATTTCGTAAACAATCAGGACAGTATGACTACTGACATGGAAAATCCGTTGATCCTTATCAACGAGAAGAAAATATCCAATATCCGTGAACTACTACCAATCCTTGAAGCCGTAGCCAAAGCAAGTCGTCCGTTGATGATTATTGCCGAGGACATTGAGGGTGAAGCACTGGCTACACTTGTGGTAAATAATATTCGCGGCATCGTCAAAGTTTGTGCCGTGAAGGCTCCAGGTTTTGGTGACCGCCGCAAATCCATGCTGCAGGATATCGCAGTCCTCACAGGTGGCCAGGTGATCTCTGAAGAAGTCGGACTGAGTCTGGAGACGGCTACCATCGAGCAGCTAGGTAGCGCCAAGCGCATTCAGGTTACTAAAGAAAACACGACTATCATCGACGGCGAAGGCAGCCATGACGATATCAGCGCCCGTGTTTCTCAGATTCGTACCCAGATAGAGGAGGCTACATCTGACTACGATAAGGAAAAAATGCAGGAACGCGTAGCCAAATTGGCCGGCGGTGTTGCTGTAATCAAGGTTGGTGCAGCAACAGAAGTCGAAATGAAAGAGAAAAAAGCACGCGTAGAAGATGCACTGCATGCTACCCGTGCTGCGGTAGAGGAAGGCGTAGTCCCCGGTGGCGGTGTAGCACTGATCCGCATTTCAGACGCCGTTAAAAAGATCAAAGGTGATAACCCCGACCAGGACGTTGGTATCACTATCACACTGCGTGCGCTGGAGGATCCACTGCGCCAGATCGTTGCCAATGCCGGAGCAGAAGGCTCCGTCGTCGTTAGCAAGATCGCAGAAGGTAAAGGCAACTTCGGTTACAACGCTGCCACCGGTGAATACGGTGACATGATCGAAATGGGTATCCTCGATCCGACTAAGGTAACTCGTACAGCTCTGCAGAATGCAGCATCTATTGCGGGCCTGATGATCACCACTGAAGCAATGGTTGCTGATAAACCCAGCGATGCTGCTGCTGGTGGTGGTATGCCAGATATGGGCGGTATGGGTGGCATGGGTGGTATGATGTAAGACCTGGCCATTTAATAGCACTAAAAAAGCCCCGCACTATTGCGGGGCTTTTTATGCTGTGTTGCATAGTCCGGTCGAGCCTGTTGTTACCTGAACCGCTCCAGAAATAAGACTACCTCTCAATTTGCGGCAAACCTGGTCAGGAATTTGTCCAGTTCATTGGCAAAAGATTGTCGATCACTTTTACTTAACGCAGGTGGACCACCAGAATTAATCCCGCTAGCCCGTAGTGTATCCATAAAATCTCGCATATTTAAACGCGCCTTAATATTTTCATCTGTATACAGCTCCCCCCGAGGATTTAGGGCATGAGCACCCTTATCAATCACCTCCGCAGCCAGCGGAATATCACCGGTAATGACAAGGTCTCCGGCAACCAGGCGCTTAACAATCTCATTATCTGCAACATCAAAGCCAGCGGGTACCTGTAAAAAATCAATAAACCGCGACGGCGGTATATGTAACAGATGGTTAGCCACTAGTGTCATTGGCACTTCTGTTCTAGTTGCTGCCCTGAATAATATGTCCTTAATCACAACTGGACACGCATCAGCATCCACCCATATTTTCATTTCTCACAATATCCAGTAGTTTGTGAAGTAGCGACGCTTTCTGGCATCTGGTTGAGGCTGTTTTTTGCTGGAACGAACTTGAACGATTTGTAGGTAATGGTTAATTTTGGTTTCATTATGCCTTTTAAATTAACAAACTTTTTATAGCCTCAATATTTACATAAGCAGTAGCTGGGCGCATCGTTCCCGGCTGTCCGAGTGAGTGAAACGAATAACTTAATATATTTGTTTGCCATGTGTATTTAGTAACCCAATGATTTTCCAAACATACCAGTGGGTTTACATTCGCCACCCTTCATCGCCTCTGATACCAGCTGCTGTGCTAGTTCAGGTTGCCAGATATAATACTGGTAACCCCATGAGATCGAAGCTTTTTGTGTAATGCATTCGCAAAAATCAACTATGGATGGTTTTATTTTTTCTTCGGGAAAGACTGCATCAGTATTTCCCTCCTTATTTGCTCTTGCCTGGAAACCGCTTTTTGCCGGCTCCAGGATGCCTAAAACACAATTATCGGTCATTTCTTTCTTAGTGTCGTAATTCCAATCTGGTGTTTCTGCATTGGTATTTCCGCCTGCGACAAAAGTGGATAAAATCATGAAAGCGAGTAATTGTTTTTTCATTTCAATAAAGCCCAATTTAGGTGGCTAACATAAGTAGCCTTGACATTTTTTGTACAGCACATAGCGAAGCGGCACGGTGTAAAAAATGGTCAATATTGAACACATTGTTATATGCAAACTTACGTATGACTATGTTTTTTTTCTGTCCAGATCGCCTGATGCAATACAAGCATCCAAATCCTTTAGAATCCCGTTTTCAATATTATAAATCCATCCGTGAACGTAGAGCTCGCGTCCCTGTTTCCAGGCATTTTGAACCATAGTTGTGTTACAAATGTTTGTCACCTGTTCTCTTACATTTAGCTCACAGAGTAAATCTAATTTTTCATCATGCTTTAACCCATTAAATTTTTCGGCATTGAAACGGATAACATCCTTAACATGCCTTAGCCAATTATCAATAAGGCCATGCTCTTGATTTTCCATTGCAGCCTTAATGCCGCCGCACCCATAATG
This region of bacterium BMS3Abin11 genomic DNA includes:
- the groL gene encoding 60 kDa chaperonin; its protein translation is MSAKEVKFGESSRARILAGVNILADAVKVTLGPKGRNVVLDKAFGAPTVTKDGVSVAKEIELDDKFENMGAQMLKEVASRTSDIAGDGTTTATVLAQGLVREGLKSVAAGMNPMDLKRGIDKAIIAATDELKELSRPCSDHKEIAQVGTVSANSDTAIGDIIAKAMGKVGKEGVITVEEGTALDNELDIVEGMQFDRGYLSPYFVNNQDSMTTDMENPLILINEKKISNIRELLPILEAVAKASRPLMIIAEDIEGEALATLVVNNIRGIVKVCAVKAPGFGDRRKSMLQDIAVLTGGQVISEEVGLSLETATIEQLGSAKRIQVTKENTTIIDGEGSHDDISARVSQIRTQIEEATSDYDKEKMQERVAKLAGGVAVIKVGAATEVEMKEKKARVEDALHATRAAVEEGVVPGGGVALIRISDAVKKIKGDNPDQDVGITITLRALEDPLRQIVANAGAEGSVVVSKIAEGKGNFGYNAATGEYGDMIEMGILDPTKVTRTALQNAASIAGLMITTEAMVADKPSDAAAGGGMPDMGGMGGMGGMM
- the can gene encoding carbonic anhydrase 2; this translates as MKTLKYLFDRNLEWAASIKEKDPEFFSQLSRQQAPDYLWIGCSDSRVPANQIVNLPPGEVFVHRNIANVVVHTDLNCLSVIQFAVDVLKVKHIIICGHYGCGGIKAAMENQEHGLIDNWLRHVKDVIRFNAEKFNGLKHDEKLDLLCELNVREQVTNICNTTMVQNAWKQGRELYVHGWIYNIENGILKDLDACIASGDLDRKKT